The Impatiens glandulifera chromosome 3, dImpGla2.1, whole genome shotgun sequence genome contains a region encoding:
- the LOC124930346 gene encoding probable F-box protein At4g22030 has translation MAAFQISSLISSSSSFPCRRHIVKSTINHPNKLTINALSLPDLSARVLVEELQQRSSGSNNNIYKNIRSNVPFTPSPKQGTKSPTTIPKLYAIMEAIADRIEMHRNIKEQRENWNSLLLNSVNAMTLTAATISAIAAAGGSHVVALSSCSSLLYLAATGLLIILNKIQPSQLAEEQRNAARLFQKLRREIQTKLSIGNPESKDHRDAMDKVLALDRAYPLPLLGKMLEKFPEGVEPAKWWPEKRIRRQESMSPAAARGGGNGWDEGLEERMKGVVGVLRRRDKEDYLRLGEKALKLNKMLGIAGPVLTTVAAVGSALMGPSHSGLATVVGVAAGAMAAVINAVEHGGQVGMVFEMYRSNAGFFSLMEEWIEGNLEEKRGINGKVMEMKVALELGRSLSELRDLTDSSLMADQEEEFGSKLF, from the coding sequence ATGGCGGCTTTTCAAATTTCAAGCTTGATATCGTCTTCTTCCTCGTTTCCTTGTCGGAGACATATCGTCAAATCCACAATCAACCATCCAAACAAGCTAACCATCAACGCCCTTTCCCTCCCGGACCTAAGCGCCAGAGTCTTGGTCGAAGAATTGCAGCAAAGAAGCAGCggtagtaataataatatttacaagAACATTAGATCAAACGTCCCCTTTACACCTTCCCCCAAACAGGGCACTAAATCTCCAACCACCATCCCCAAGCTCTACGCCATCATGGAAGCCATCGCCGACAGGATAGAGATGCACAGGAACATCAAGGAACAACGAGAGAACTGGAACAGTCTTCTGTTAAATTCTGTTAACGCCATGACCCTAACCGCCGCAACCATCTCCGCAATCGCCGCCGCAGGTGGGTCCCATGTGGTCGCTCTCAGCTCCTGCTCGAGTCTGTTATACTTGGCAGCGACTGGATTGTTGATCATCTTGAACAAGATCCAACCCTCTCAATTGGCAGAGGAACAGAGGAATGCGGCGAGGCTGTTCCAGAAACTTCGACGTGAAATCCAGACCAAACTGTCTATCGGGAATCCTGAGTCCAAGGACCATAGAGATGCTATGGATAAAGTTCTTGCCCTCGACAGAGCCTACCCGCTTCCCTTACTCGGGAAAATGCTAGAAAAGTTTCCGGAGGGAGTGGAGCCAGCCAAGTGGTGGCCGGAGAAGAGAATTAGACGGCAAGAAAGTATGTCTCCGGCGGCAGCAAGAGGCGGCGGCAACGGATGGGACGAAGGGCTGGAGGAGAGGATGAAAGGGGTAGTGGGTGTGTTGAGAAGGAGAGATAAGGAAGATTACTTGAGACTGGGGGAGAAAGCATTGAAGTTAAACAAGATGTTAGGAATAGCCGGTCCTGTTTTAACGACCGTGGCAGCTGTGGGCTCTGCTTTAATGGGGCCGAGCCACTCCGGTTTGGCAACTGTGGTCGGAGTTGCTGCGGGAGCAATGGCGGCGGTGATAAACGCGGTGGAGCACGGCGGGCAAGTGGGAATGGTGTTCGAGATGTACAGAAGCAATGCAGGGTTCTTCAGTTTGATGGAGGAATGGATAGAGgggaatttggaggagaagagAGGGATCAATGGGAAGGTTATGGAAATGAAGGTGGCTTTGGAGTTGGGGAGGAGCTTATCAGAGCTAAGGGATCTTACTGATTCCTCATTAATGgcagatcaagaagaagaattCGGAAGCAAACTCTTTTGA